DNA sequence from the Cucumis melo cultivar AY chromosome 6, USDA_Cmelo_AY_1.0, whole genome shotgun sequence genome:
ATAGTTAATAGAAATaatgtgatcttgaatcgtCCATGTAGAGACATGAGGGTGTTGGCATCcaatgtaaagagtttacatcaAACTGGAACCATGCAATAGTCACTTTTAAAGTATAACaccattgactatataaactaactatttcgattctgatgacctaggtaacttaatattaatcttgagctaactatgaacttctattcaaacaATATTATCTTTAGATCTGCATAAGTGAGGGTAGCTTAACGACactggtccaataagcctccaatTTTAGGGGTATGATAGGGTGGATGGCTAAGGACATAGGGTACaaacggaattcactcctacttGCTTAGTAGAAAAGTTATTCCTTTAAGGACTGAATTCAAGTCTTGGACAAGGtatcccaccctctcattggcccgagagggatttcATTTATAGGTTgcaccttaaaccaattgttcaatagtggattagtggaaCTTATGGAAAaagatgtagtctcgagggtaaaacggtattttgatccagtcgaggttatgaacaacctatgaaagattaacttattgatcatggttatatcaaatggacataaatatatctatagtgaggggagtgcaactacgggactttagtggaatgatctATTAGTCACTACAAGGAGGGGTATGCCGACATAGATTTACGTTGGTATAATCCTGAAATGCATCGATAGAAGCTACACAACGTCGGTAAGGACATCGTGAGAAATGCGTCGCCGTCGCCTCTCCCGACGTGAGAACGAGACGACATCGACAAAGATTACTACCGACGCACTCTTCACCGACATGGTCAGTACGTTAGGAGTGCAGAACTATAGATGCGTGTTAACAACGTCGCAAATACCTCACTATCGACATCGCCGTGAGCATTGGCGTTATTTAGTATGCGGCATCGACAGTACAatcagatttattttttttaattaaccaaaaattttaatttacttctaacttttattaattaatgtaaacttaataaaaaaatattaaaattataaatcgaattagaattaacataaaattgaaaaaaaattacaaaaataccaagtcgaatgtattatttaattgaaatattaaaaaagtacacGTTCTAGGTagttcaaatataaattacattaaTAATACAAAGTAGAAATGAAAACTTAAACATAATTCAAAGCGTCGACGCCAGTTTCTTAACTTTTGCACATTGCCTCAACATTActgtagctagtatgatcatatGGACATGGCAGGATGTGCAAAGAGAAAAATCGAACATTATTATGAGTTACGTCGAGAGAAACATGAGGTTGCTTCAAATAGAAAGAACCTTTACTTTAGTGGTTCCAGAAAATTGATTTGGAAGAGGagcagaaaatgacaagatcaAGAACCGAACAAGTAAGTCATAGTAAGTTTCTCACTTGCATATTACCTAATATGTAAGTAAAGAAATCCTATGACTTACCTGTTCGGTTCTCAatcttgtcattttctgctcctctcttcgaaatcaattttttaaacCACCAGAGTTAGGATTCTTTCCATTTCAAGCAAACTTATATTTCTCCGGACGCAGCTCGTAATAATGTTTAATTACCCTCTTTACACATGTTGCCCATGTCTCTATGATCAAACTAGCtaaaataatgttcaacttcccTTCCTCTATTTGAGTTCTTCCATTGCAGATAATGTTGAAATACACAAGTTCGATATCAAAAATAAATACACTATACATACAACAGAACATACATTTGTAGAAAATAGATGAACAACCATCAATAtacattcaaaagcatcaaCATACATACAACAGAACAACCATCAACATATATTTAAAAGCATCAATAAACGTTTAACAACATTAACATACATTCAACAACATCAACATACATACAACAACATCAACATACATATAATAGTACCAAAAGTCCAAATTTGCAATGTCCTCAATGTTCAGATTTGAAATGTCCATACATACAACAACAATGTCCTCAATGTTCAGATTTGAAATATCCTTAAAAGCATGCTAAAGAAGTAAAGAATAATGGGGCAATGccaatatatatgtttattaaaCTGATATGAACATAATGATCTAACCGTTGGGTTTTTGTAAGAATAAGAGAAGagataaaatttatatatttgaaaggAATAAGAAAATCACCAATTTCAACATCTAAAGAAATTAATTGGAATAGTTTGAAATTTACCGAAAATGAAAGAACGACGACGAGAGAGATGTACGACGGGTGGCGGATGGACGACACGCATTGAAGATCGATCAAGACGTGGATCTCCAACGACGGTTGTGTGTGACGTAGACAACAAAACTTATGAGGATGGAAGAACGGAAAGGATAGAAGAATGGAGAAGAACGGAGGAGAAGATGCGGATCGAATCTTCGAAATTTCAGTTATGTCTCAAAATATATAGGAAAACTCCTGACGCTGTTATCTATTCGTTGGGAATAGTTAGATAAAGTCTCAACGAATCATTAATGTCGTCAGAAGTAGGTGAACCATTCCCGACGCTCCATGCATGGCATTGAGGATCTTGCTCTGACACATAATTAGTGTTTAAGTTTATCCCAACGTCTCGTGTAACCCATCGAGAACTATATTCCTATTTCCAACGCCATGCATGGAGCATCGGGGATCTTGCTCTGACACATAATAAATGTTCAAGTTTATCCGATGTCCTATGTAGCCGTCAGGAACTGCGTACGTATTTTCGATGTTGTTCGATAAGCATTTGGACTGGCTTCTTTCTTTCTAATATTTTTCATGACACGTCGGGCAAAGATGATATTAAAATAATGATTTCGTCGTGTTTCGACGTATGGATCCCGACATCAGGATAGCCATTTGTCTCGACGTTCCGTCCTCCGATGTCGTTTTGTGCGTTGAAAAAACCTTGATTTCTTATAGtaagttaacaaatgttgattagctcggtaaaaaaggatttaaccaattaatctcggatcattAAATCCAAATCTATatgtccattaggttcctctactagcttatatggaattaacttagaactatatattggaataattcgaatagTTCGAGTTAGGTAGATGAGAGAAATTGACGAATATATGTAATATAGCAATCGGTTATAGAGCTTTATCTTTAAATGCGATTTTAATATTAAAAGTATGAATACATATTGATATtcgaaagctcgaaattgataaaaatggtcaaagttgtaaaaagacaaaatgttgacttttgactttgaaaagtcaaactttgactggctttatattcaaatgtatttgaattttgaaaaaaaataatttagattcaTGTTCGAGAGGTCGGAATTAGTTAAGATacacaaaatggtaaaaagtcaaaatgttaacttttgacttgaaaaagtcaaagtttaactaacttaattggtcaaatgaccatattgccctcagactaaagttagtgaaaaaatccaacattttgttggataatctcactaacacttagtgggacaaGTGCATATATatgatgtaaacaaatagcCCATTAAATTGAAATGAAGAATGAGGTGTTGATTTCTTGTGAAAGAttttcatgcattttgcatgtaaattttatataaaattgttttttaaattttttttgaagacttttgataatttttagaaattattcaAATTCTCTCATCTCTCTCTTAACCAAATAGTTGATTCCTTCCTTCTTAATTCCATTTACCTCTCTCATTATTTCCTTCActtaacgggtcccacaacccgattctaaGTGTAGAGAATAACGTGTTAACACTAGTGGTGATCTCGAGTTTGTGATTGTGAGGAGATTTTGAGGATTGGGAAGCTTCGAAGGTAAGTATTTCTCTTAgccctaatttatatttattaaggtagaattaagcatgttaatcactaaaaaGTTTAGTTGCATAGTAATTTTTTATTCGTACTTCCGTTGCGCATTGACTAGAtaagtgatcatttagattatgtcaaagtgatatttaaacgatcttgatattcttgaatatgaggaagatgaagtttaatatttttttaaaacgatCTTGAATATTCTTGAGATTTAAACCAAagaaataaatcgtttaaaaatagaagaaaaaaatatagaagaTGAGCAAGtctggaagagaagatgaataaattgcaaagaagaaagaaagagaaaagacgAATCGTCTGCAATATCAAAAACATATCttgaatttatgaaaatattttctcgatttcatgggcttttttattttgtcataccgatcgtaaatatttttatattttgtttcatttataaaaattaacctttttatattttaatgcatattatatacttttattttacataatcaaatcatatttacaataaaataagagagagaaaataacataaacaaaaacaataattatttatcaaatttctatttatgtttttattttattttattaagaaacaaaaaataaaaatagttatGATTGAATTATCCTTACAAAGTCACAAACTCTCTACTAAATAGAATATTGGCGatgaaatcaaataatcaaaCTCTCTACTAAATAGAATATGTTAGCGatgaaatcaaataatcaaaCACCCAACCaaataaaatagaagaaaaagagagGACAACTGGTTTATTTATTAAATGTAAGAAACAATAGGACAATTgctttataatttaaaataaaaaataaaatagaacaattggtttattaattaaaataatatatatatcacaAGGGACGATCGttttattaattcaaataaaaaataaataaaatgggACAATTGCAATTGCTTTCCAAATGAATATAAAAAATCAAACGGTGCAATTGCTTTATTGGTagattctttttataaaaaaaaaaggttgttattcaattttaattcttatatttttcatctaattttatttttatagattaaattaaatctttaaaaataaatttttagttttaaaacatTTAGTCTCCCACCTTAATGACCTTTCTAAATAATCAATGACCTAACTTTATTAATTACGTTGGAAAATTATAAGGTTATATGATGATGTGCATGCTAATTATATTTGATAACAAGTTAATTAGTTggaaaatcaattaaaaataatttaaaaattaaatataagttgcgggtgtttttaaaaatataaaaaaaacgataaagtatttacactatatataATAATTCCGAAAATGGAAGAAGCCAAGAGACCCatcatgtaaaataccaaaaatgtcgtCGTTAACAATGCGTGTAATATATTCACGATCGATTACATCTAGCtacatttaattttgttacgtGATCATttagttaagtttaaatttggttatactatcgtttagatttgatcgtcaaattattttttttttttcaaaacttgttacacgatcatttagatttggctattttaaaaaaaaaattttgctacacgtttatttttttatacgattgtTTTTAGACTTGtctatgatttattttttttacatttgtctactccaatctaaatgatttttttcaaaaaaatttatatttttagatttgctatttttttgtacgtggtcgtttatatttggttatccaaattcaaAGACAAAATCACAacgaaagaaaaggaaaagaagaaagacgatggaaagatttcacgaagtaaaaaaagaattgaaaaataagaaagattataaaaaatcacaaaaaaaaagagaggaaaagaaaaaagacgataaaCGAAATCGTGGAAGTAAGAGGAtgaaagatgaaagaaatctAAAGAGCAAGAAGACTATTTTACGgcgaaaaagagaaaaagataaaaggaaaaacttgaaatatttaaaaaaatgattaaaactTGGTTACACATAGAGGTTGTATTTTGTTACATCTAAATTTACCTGTAAGTTATTTTAAAGCATTTAAATGCTTTTAAAAAATGCAGCTCTTTGAACCGTCACGGGTTGTAACTTACTGTGACGTTGGGCATCCACCAGTGGTTATCACTTATCATCAGTCGTTCGTCGGATCAAAATTTCcataaaaaggaagaaaaaagatgacATATGTTGATAAACAAATAGTacattcaaataaaaaaaaaaattagaaaacgGCCATTGAGCGTAAGCATCACACAGAGgtataattttgaaatttctccagatatttctttttaatgaaaaacTGATTTTCATGGAAGAAAAACGAAACAATacattagaaaaagaaaaagaaaagagagagaggatTCCACAGAGAAGCTAGCAAAGAAAAGCGGAGAGATGTGAACATAAATTTTAAGACTTATCGAAGCGTAGTTAGATAAcaagaaaaagttgaaaaaagaaaacaaaagaaatttgCATTTTATTTGAGTAGGACACACCGTTGTATAGTGGAAAGGGAAGTTTTGGGCTTTGTGTTTGACGTCAGTAGGTCGGCCATgtaaagaaaatgaagggtCCAGATtgaaagaagttttttttttttttttttttgagaagaaaggaaggagAAAGTTGATGAGGTTATGAAAGGGGGCAAATATGGTCCAAAATTGGTCAGACTCATCGCATAACAACAACACCACATATTAATTAAGGTGTGAGggggagaagagaagagaagagaagagaagagaagagagagaaagtagTTGAGAGAAATGGGTCCATGGAATTCAATATCAATGGAGATCATATACGGGGTTTTAGGATGGAGTTCCATCATATGCTGGGTGCTTGCTTCATATCCACAGGTCATTCTAAATTTCCGACGGAAAAGGTAGTCTTGGACTCCTCTTTTTTTGTCCTCCTCCCATCtcaatatattaaataaatctCATTCCGTTTGTGTTTGCTTTTGTCTAGTGTTGTAGGATTGAGCTTCGATTACTTGATTTTGAATTTCACCAAACAATCTTCCTATTTGATATACAACGCTACCCTCTTCTTTAGTACCACTGTTCAGAAGCAGTACTTCGACAAATACGGCTACGATCAGGTAGTTAATTCAACCTCAATCTCCCCTACCCATTCCCAAATTGCATCCCCAAGCACTACTTCGACACTctattttatttcttatactGATGTCGAATTGATGAAGATAGAGAAAAATATTAGTTATTCTCTCCCTCTATTTTTTCGCATACAAAAAAcatttttaggattttttttaatatacttaattaattaattaatattaatgtAAATAAAATTATGGAAAACTTTTGTAAGCAAAAGACCGAACTATTTACTCCAGTATAATAAAGCAgttaaagttagtcatttttaaatatttcaggtttgttctTCCTCCTGATTCGTGTTCCTCCtgctatttctttcattgtcttactcctgtctttcttctttccttttttttttttgcaatatctttccatcatctttcttatttttcaattctttatttacgtcatttaatctttccatcgtttttcttcttttcattttttttcgtttttccatcgtctttctacttttcctcttcttttttcttcgttgtgatttctttccatcgtctttcttctttttccttttttacgtcgtgtacaaaaaatagcaagatcaaaaaaatcgtgtaaagaatcttgaaaaaaaaatatttaaattggagtagctaaatgtaaaccgtaaaaaagatagtgtataaagaatattgaaaaaaaattatttagatttgagtagacaaatataaacgatcgttcagaaaaagtaaacgatcatgtaaaaaataaaatatcgtgtacaaagattcttgaaaaaaattatttggattggagtagccaaatgtaaacgatagtgtaaaaaactaaaggatcgtgtaaaaaaaagcaaatgatcgtgtaaagaaatatAAACTGTCGTgtacaagaaaaaaaatcatttagatttgggtcccaaatctaaacggtcaaATCTagatgtaaccaaattaaacgatcatgtaacaaaatttgcttataaattgtagcttatctaaacgatcgcgtataaattgtaaccatatgtaaacgatcgcgtataaattgtacccatatctaaacgttggcgtatcaaacaataaccaaatctaaacgatcgcaaatataatACAACGTGAGTTATTAACGGtgtggttgacgagacatttttggtattttagaCGGTAGGtctctgggctttttccgtttttggaattgctTTATAAAACATAGGTAATTACAATGGGtagtaatttttagaataattattaaatatgtagcaacattataaaaaaattgcaaatatagcaaaatctgatagattttgctatatttatagcAATATCTAGcaatatcattgatagactcttatggtttatcagtgatagaccaacatttgttacatgctctatcactaatagactcatatcattgatagattttgaaggttttgctatatttgcaatttttttaaaatgttgctatgtacctaattattttgaatacagtggctacatttgcaactatccctttatttttttataattgacggatcaaaatagaattaaattaaaagttaataggATTTAAACCATccaaattattgaaaatatttttaaatataataaaatcataTTGTTATAGGCGATATTGATAGACATGTATAAATGTTGATGAATGAAAATGATAATTGTATTTCGGTGTATAAATAGTGATACTTTAAATATATGTTTCTAGTtggttttattatatttgacaCAACCAATTTAATTTagtataggttttttttttttttaattatttgatgtattaaaattttaaaaaaaaaatctacaaaaTTTTGTAGTGAATCCTAATCTCAAAAGATGTCTTCATCCATAAAATCTTAAATCAAATCAAACAGCTGAAAGGGTTGTTATGTATTTTCCTTTCACCAGCGACTAAAAGACAacaccattttttaaaataaattcgAGGATGATGACCTTAGGACAAGGGGTTATCCCTATTCCCCAAGCTAATGCGTTTTTTTGTTGGTCAAAGATCATAATAAAAACCGTCGGTCTACGAAAACCTCGTTTTCAAAACAGACTTCATCCTTCTTCACCACTGCATAACTCCAAACTCACATTCTTCTCTCCGATTTAAGAAGGGAGTAAGATATGGCTATGACTTCCTGGAAATGGAATTTCAGTGTCTCAAGTCCTGAGATTGACCACGTTCATTTGCTGCAATTCCGAAAGGATAAGGCAGtcagtatatatatatatatatatattactctCCCCCTGCTTTCCTATCCTCCTTAGCTAATTCCGAACTTATTTTGATTTACATATCTGCAAACATTCGTTGATTTCTCGAGAAATTTTACCATTGTAGCAATGGGGAAATGAAGAATAACAGTGAGGTTTTATGATTGTGCTGTTGAAGACACTAACGCTGCAGCTTTGCAATTAATTGAATTGCATTGAATCTGAACCGTTTTCATTGCTTCCTGTAGATGATACCGGTGGCTTTGAGCGATGTCTTTTTCCCCTTCCACTCTATTATATTGATCTTCGTCGTCTCGgttcaaattatattttttgaTGTCAGTGGTTTGTTCTCTTTCGGCTTTGGATCTTGCTTTGGTTTAATTTGGGTAGCTATTTCGCATTGTATTGATTGGATTTTGATGCAGCGCGGCAGCCAGAAAGTCTCGAAGGCAGCAATTGCCATATTGGTCGCTGTATGGTTCTTTGCAGGAGCCTGCTTTTTTATGGCTCTGCCAACCCATTCATGGCTTTGGCTTGTCTCTATATTCAAGTAACCATCTCCCCGTCTCTTTATTGTGAAGCTATGTTGGTTTGGTTGACTTGCTAATAGTTCAGCGAGGATCATTGTCAATGTGTTACAGTTCGATTCAAGTTTTTATGACAGTCATCAAATACTCTCCTCAGGTTTGGCTTTCTGCCCAGTAGAAAGTAGGCTAAACTACACATTAAATGTTTCACTTTACATATACCAACTTTTTTCATCATTCAACTTAATAAATATGCTAACCTTTTTACttattatgtttctttttttcctctccaCGATAAGTTACACCTAAGAGAATCATTCATTTTATCAAATTAGTTTTCATGTGTGCGGTATTGATGAGAATAAAGAGGAGGTGATTGAGAAAAGAATTGGCACAATTCACATTTTACCTATGTTCatatctttttttaatatattaatccATCGATGTTTGAGGCTCAAAATATAATAGTGGTGTTTACAACTATTTATAACGATTAACTATAATTATACTATTTGAAATCCgtgtttactattttctatTATCTTCACTCTCTTTCTTTGCTATAATGTGTACTATTTACTACCTAGACTAAACTAGTTTGCATCCCTCCCCAAGCATAGACTATTGTAATTTAGAATAAAATAGTTTGAACATCAAACTATTATAATGCATTAATTATAACCACTAACTATAATAACCTATTAAGTGTCCCAAACGCCCCCTAAATATTTTAGTGCATTCTTGTCCATTAACAAAAACGCCCAAGTATATGAAAATAGAATTTATCTTTAATCATCTCTCTGGAAAGACACAAAGTTTGCATACGCTTGGACCTACAACCCTACAACAATAGTCCAACCCCAAGTATGGTGATATTTAATAGAATTATCCAGCCCAGCAAGTCATGGAATTATTTACCTAACCAAACACACACCACATGACCATGTTGCTCTtaagaattgtaaaaaaaataaactgtGTATGCTACTGATATAAATTTGCTAAGGAAGAACAAAGCTTGCATTTCATGAAATCTATGTTGTTTACATACAGGCATTTTTGAACTTCACCAGAAAGAGTACAGTGGGATTCAGCATTGGCAATATAGTTCTGGACTTCAGTGGAGGAGTGGCAACTTTGGCTCAAATGAGCGTGCAATCAGTTGATCAAGGTCATCTAATGTCTTTTTAACCGAACATATTCCAAATACTTCTATTGTAATTTACATTTAATGCTTAGCTTGGAATTGAGTCATATTTTATTTCAACCGTATACTTTTTTATGAAAAAGTGAAAAGTTAATGTTTAAatcatatgaaaaattaatCTATCAGAAGATAAATACAAAATACTCTAAGCATATGATTCTGATTTGGTTGTTCATCCCAAGGCTAGGTTGAGTTTATAAGAGTCCGTTTTGGACGGTTCCTATTATATGGAACTTTCATATTTATCaatgtaatatttatttatgtaaaAGTTATTCTGCTATCTCTGTTTTTAGTCTTTCCTATAAAGATTTCCATTTAAAAAGTCTTCTTGTCTCCTTAGTCCGACTTTTCGTGATTATGACGAATTCAATATAGCGATATCTTTTGGAAGAGAGGAATGATAGAATTTGTAGAGATTTGGAGAGAAAACCTAAGGATATTTCATCCCGGTTATGTTACAATATTGAATCTTTAATTAGTTTATCGACTTATTTATGCAAGTAATCTTATTAAATATTGCACATTGTTTCAACTTTTGGAGTACAAGTACTAAATTGTAGTCTCTAATTGTTACATAGTAAAGTCCATTGATTAAATTGTAGTAAAGTTGAAGTAGAGAGACTAAATCGCTAGAAACCAAAGTTATGTTATTTTTGTGAAAATTTTAGAACTAAAAATGATTTTTAGCCCGTTTGTTTCTGTTCTAAAAAAGTATTTATCTATGTACTTCTGTTATCTGTATCATGAATACAAATCTTGGggttaaataaatatatttggtCTGATGCTTTTATAATTCTATTGAAGGAGTTTAGCATGTAACAATTTTGTTCGATAGTTAAAGATTTGTAATGACCTAGCTTTTGAATTTTAGCTTGCATTCATTTAGTTAATTAAGTTTTTGTAACAATTTCATCCTTAGCGTCAGAAATTTTGTAATGGTAAAGTATtgatcttttattatttatcacTTTACATGCAATTGAAACCTTCCTTGCATCTGGACTGAAATTTTCATGCAGGAAAACTAAATCactacaaaatttaaaaactgcATATTCCGTCTAGATTTTGACTTCGGCTATTTTCCAGGTTCTTGGGTGAACTTTTTGGGAAACATAGGGAAGCCCTTGCTAGCTTTGGTAAGATCTCTCTCTCTTGTAAAAATCTAGTTTCTTGTATTGCCAACGATATCATTTAAGAGCCAACTATGGCATGTAAACAAGTAATTTGAGTTTGTAGTATTTGCTCACTACATCCAGACTGTGCTGCAGGTCTCTATAGCGTTTGATCTGATTTTCTTCTATCAAC
Encoded proteins:
- the LOC103491742 gene encoding cystinosin homolog isoform X7 encodes the protein MAMTSWKWNFSVSSPEIDHVHLLQFRKDKAMIPVALSDVFFPFHSIILIFVVSVQIIFFDRGSQKVSKAAIAILVAVWFFAGACFFMALPTHSWLWLVSIFNSIQVFMTVIKYSPQAFLNFTRKSTVGFSIGNIVLDFSGGVATLAQMSVQSVDQGSWVNFLGNIGKPLLALVSIAFDLIFFYQHFVLYHIKASRVSFQRDPESTDSEPLIKDSDHLQGIATTS
- the LOC103491742 gene encoding cystinosin homolog isoform X3, which encodes MGPWNSISMEIIYGVLGWSSIICWVLASYPQVILNFRRKSVVGLSFDYLILNFTKQSSYLIYNATLFFSTTVQKQYFDKYGYDQMIPVALSDVFFPFHSIILIFVVSVQIIFFDRGSQKVSKAAIAILVAVWFFAGACFFMALPTHSWLWLVSIFNSIQVFMTVIKYSPQAFLNFTRKSTVGFSIGNIVLDFSGGVATLAQMSVQSVDQGSWVNFLGNIGKPLLALVSIAFDLIFFYQHFVLYHIKASRVSFQRDPESTDSEPLIKDSDHLQGIATTS
- the LOC103491742 gene encoding cystinosin homolog isoform X2, coding for MGSWNSIPMEVMYQVLGWTSIICWAFSGYPQLLLNFRRKSVVGLSFDYVVLNFTKQASYLIYNATLFFSPIVQKQYFDKYGYDQMIPVALSDVFFPFHSIILIFVVSVQIIFFDRGSQKVSKAAIAILVAVWFFAGACFFMALPTHSWLWLVSIFNSIQVFMTVIKYSPQAFLNFTRKSTVGFSIGNIVLDFSGGVATLAQMSVQSVDQGSWVNFLGNIGKPLLALTVLQVSIAFDLIFFYQHFVLYHIKASRVSFQRDPESTDSEPLIKDSDHLQGIATTS
- the LOC103491742 gene encoding cystinosin homolog isoform X6, whose translation is MAMTSWKWNFSVSSPEIDHVHLLQFRKDKAMIPVALSDVFFPFHSIILIFVVSVQIIFFDRGSQKVSKAAIAILVAVWFFAGACFFMALPTHSWLWLVSIFNSIQVFMTVIKYSPQAFLNFTRKSTVGFSIGNIVLDFSGGVATLAQMSVQSVDQGSWVNFLGNIGKPLLALTVLQVSIAFDLIFFYQHFVLYHIKASRVSFQRDPESTDSEPLIKDSDHLQGIATTS
- the LOC103491742 gene encoding cystinosin homolog isoform X1 — encoded protein: MGPWNSISMEIIYGVLGWSSIICWVLASYPQVILNFRRKSVVGLSFDYLILNFTKQSSYLIYNATLFFSTTVQKQYFDKYGYDQMIPVALSDVFFPFHSIILIFVVSVQIIFFDRGSQKVSKAAIAILVAVWFFAGACFFMALPTHSWLWLVSIFNSIQVFMTVIKYSPQAFLNFTRKSTVGFSIGNIVLDFSGGVATLAQMSVQSVDQGSWVNFLGNIGKPLLALTVLQVSIAFDLIFFYQHFVLYHIKASRVSFQRDPESTDSEPLIKDSDHLQGIATTS
- the LOC103491742 gene encoding cystinosin homolog isoform X4, whose protein sequence is MGPWNSISMEIIYGVLGWSSIICWVLASYPQVILNFRRKSVVGLSFDYLILNFTKQSSYLIYNATLFFSTTVQKQYFDKYGYDQRGSQKVSKAAIAILVAVWFFAGACFFMALPTHSWLWLVSIFNSIQVFMTVIKYSPQAFLNFTRKSTVGFSIGNIVLDFSGGVATLAQMSVQSVDQGSWVNFLGNIGKPLLALTVLQVSIAFDLIFFYQHFVLYHIKASRVSFQRDPESTDSEPLIKDSDHLQGIATTS